From the genome of Sphingobacterium sp. UGAL515B_05:
TTAGAGGGTCAAATCTAATTATCAATCCTCAAAAAGTCGGATTTGATATCACGGCCTTTTTGGGTATCTATCTTGAAAAAGGTTCACAATATGCAGATGCGGTAGATAAATTGAAAGAAATCAAAGAAGTGGTCGAATTACACTATTGTACTGGCCAATACAGTATTTTTGCAAAAATTATCTGTAGAGATACAGTTCACCTGAGAAAAGTATTGAATGAAGATATTCAATCCGTACCGGGGATTCAACGTACCGAGACGATCATCTCTCTCGAGGAGAGTATCAAACGTCAAATCAGCTTAGTCTAGTATAAAAAAAGCTTCCATAAAAATGGAAGCTTTTTTTATACTATCTTTTCTAACATTGCGATATAGAGATCGATCCCGGCTCTAATTTCATCGATATAGATAAACTCATCTGCCATATGCGACCGCGCGCTATCGCCAGGTCCCAGCTTCAGAGAAGGGACAGGAATAAGAGCCTGATCGCTCATCGTCGGTGAACCATATACTTTACGGCCCAGTACAATGCCTGCTTTGACGATTGGATGCGTTTCAGGAATAGAAGAAGACTTCAGGCGCGTCGATCTCGCTGTGACCTCTGATTTTACATGAGACTTGATAATATCCAACGTCTCTTCATTCGAATAAGCATCTGTGGTTCTGACGTCGACAACAAAGTTACAAGTAGCTGGTACCACATTGTGCTGTGATCCCGCCTGAATTACGGTTACCGACATCTTAATTGGGCCTAAAGTTGACGAAGTTTTCTCAAATGTATAATTTTGAAACCATTCAATATCCTTGATCGCTTTATAGATCGCATTATCGCCCTCATTACGTGCGGCATGTCCAGCCGTCCCTAAAGCGGTGCAATCCAACACCATGAGTCCCTTTTCTGCAATCGCCAAATCCAATAAGGTTGGTTCACCCACAATTGCAAAATCAATTGGACCAATATCATCCAAAACAGATTCTACACCGTTCTTACCTGAGATCTCTTCTTCGGCACTGGCGACCAGACAGAAGTTATACTTCAATTCCGTCTGCTGGTAAAAATACAAAAATGTAGCTATCAATGATACCAAACAGCCCCCAGCATCATTGCTTCCCAATCCAAACAATTTACCTTCCTCTACAGTGGCCGCCAAAGGATCTCTTGTATAACCTGTATTTGGTTTTACTGTATCGTGATGGGAATTAAGCAATATCGTAGGTTTAGTGCTATCATAATGGGCGTTATACACCCAGATATTATTGCCTTTCCGATGTGTTTTGATAGCACGCTCCTGAAAGAAGCGATCAATTAAATCTGCCGTGAACTCTTCCTCCTTACTTAAAGACGACAGTCCAATTAATTGTTTTAAAAGGGCTAGAGCATCTTCAAATAGACGCTGTTTATCCTTCATGGTATAGTCCTCCTGCTTTATCCGCAGACAGTTTAATTCCCTTTATAAAAGCAGAACTAAAACCGTTATGTTCCATTTCGTTCAATCCCGCTATTGTACAGCCCTTTGGTGATGTTACCTTATCAATCTCGCCTTCCGGATGAGCATTGGTATGCAATAACAAATCGGCAGCACCTTTTGCAGTTTGCACGGCCATTTTTAATGCGTCATGCGCATGAAATCCGATCTCAACTCCACCTTGTGAAGCAGCACGAATAGCACGTAGGAAGAATGCGATACCGCAGGCACACAATGCCGTTGCCGATGTCATAAGGTCTTCATTAATAACAACCACTGAACCGACAGTTTCAAACATCTTTTCAACCTCCTTCAAACTATCGTCTGAAGCATTGTCGCTGGCGATACAAGTCATTGATTGCGCTATTGCTATTGCTGTGTTGGGCATTGCCCGTATAACCGTGGCATCCGCCCCCAACTCTGCTTTTAAATCGGCACAAGAGACTCCTGACACGATGGAGACAAAAATCTGATTTGTCTTTTCAATTACAGGCGCCACTTCCACCAATACCTTCTTTAGTTGCTGAGGTAGTATTGCGAAAACAACAATATCAGCCCCCTTTACAGCGAGCCTATTATCATTACTTACTGAGAAGCCCTGGCTCGCCTCTTCGGCCAATGCATTCAAATTTCTCCTCGTCAATGTAATATCGGCAGCATTTGCAAATTCACTTTTTACAAGTCCTTTTGCCAAGGAAAGACCGATATTACCGCTTCCGATAATGGTGACCTTTTTCATAGCGATCGTTGGGTTTAGGTTAGATTTTTATTTTAATGTCAAGCAGGTACCAAATTGTCCTTGTTGAAACAAATGTAAATTATTAGCATTTCCAATATAGACCTCTTGAACACCTTTATTTATAGCATTGAATGCATTTTGCAACTTAGGGATCATCCCGTCATTCACCACGCCGGACTCCTTAAGATGTTCAAACTCTTCTGACTTAATCGTTGGGATTACTGAATTCTCATCCGTTACATCGCGTAAAACGCCGTTCTTCTCGAAACAATAAACCAAAGAAGTTTCATATAATGAAGCCAAAGACACCGCCAATGAAGAAGCTATAGTATCCGCGTTGGTATTGAGCAATTGTCCAAGGCCATTGTGTGTAATAGCTGAAAACACAGGAACAAACCCTGCTTCCAAAAACTTCTTGATGGCTAGGGTATTTACAGAGTCATGCAACAAATCACCTACAAAGCCATAATCGACATCTTTTACAGGACGCTTTATAGCTTTTATGACATCCCCATCAGCTCCGGTTAATCCAACAGCATCGCATTTCAAATTTTGCAACTTAGCAACGATTGTCTTGTTTGTCAAGCCAGCGTACACCATTGTTACAATGCGTAACATTTCCTCATTTGTCACACGACGACCTTCTATCATTTGGGCTTCAATTCCCAGTTCACTAGCAAGGCGAGTCGCTATTTTACCACCGCCATGTACAAGAATCTTTTTCCCTGACAATGCAGAGAACTTTTCCAAAAAAGAATCCAATTGGCGTTCATCATCAATAATATTCCCGCCAATTTTAATTATATTTAATACACTATTAGCCATTACGCAACTTTTCCCAATAAAAATAGTTTTTCAATAATTTATAGGATTGGACTATGCCAAATCCTCTAACATACGTTTCAAAACAACCTGAGCAGCCCATACGCGGTTGCTAGCCTCTTTAATCACGAGTGAATTTGGTCCATCTAAAATCTCAGAAGACAATTCAAGATCTCTTCGTACTGGCAAACAATGCATTACTTTGGCATCATTCGTCAAATTGAGCTTCTTGTTATCCATCATCCAATCTTCATCAACACCATATACCTCGCCATATTCTTGATAAGAAGACCAGTTTTTCACATAGACAAAATCAGCATTCTTTAAACTTTCCTCAAGATTATTAGATATGGTTGCACCAGCGGTAAATTCTTCACTTAACTCATAGCCCATAGGCTGAGCTATCGTAAAATCGACCAATCCCTCTTCTTGTGCTTTGCACATCCATTCTGCGAAAGAATTAGGTACCGCCTGAGGTAATGCCTTAACGTGTGGGGCCCAAGCCAATACCACTTTCGGCTTTTCAGTCTTCTTGTACTCAGTGATGGTAATCATATCTGTCAAACTCTGCAGTGGATGGCGTGTTGCACTCTCTAAGGAAACAACAGGAACACCACAGTACTTAATGAATTTGTTGAACAGGTCTTCGCTATAATCCTCTTCACGATCTTTCAATTTTGGAAAGGAACGTAGTCCCAAAATATCACAATACTCGCCCATAACAGCAGCGGCCTCGCGGATATGTTCAACAGTTGTCCCGTTCATCACAACACCATCCTGTGTTTCAAGCGCCCAACCATCTTTATCCATATTCATGACCATCACATTCATGCCCAAATTCATTGCCGCTTTTTGTGTGCTCAAACGCGTACGCAAACTCGGATTCAAAAATACAAGTCCCAACGTTTTATGTTGACCAAGGTCCTGATTGTCATATGGTGCCGCTTTCAAAGCTAACGCTTCTTGAACAACGTCTGCTACACTAGACACATCCTTAACAGAGAAAAACTTTTTCATCTATATCTATTAATTCGAGTGTATTTTCAACGGGCAATCAATAGGCCTGTCACACTCAGTATATATTCTAACTACTACAGCGCAATCAAATTTACACTAGCCAACGTGCGGCTGTTGGACAATTTGATCGACAGCTTTAAGGTTCTATGCAACCGTTACTGCTTTGATATGTGCTTTCAATGCTGATAAAAACTGATCAGCATGATCTTTCGTAATATTCAAAGCAGGCAACAAGCGAATTACGAAAGGTTTAGCCTCCCCTGTAAAGATACGGTTCTTTAGCAAAAGATCTTTCTTTACATGAGCCAAAGATTCAGGTAGTTCTATACCGATCATTAATCCTCTTCCCCTCACTTCAACAATATCTTCGATTTGTTTAAGCTCATCAATAAGATATTGTCCGACTTGCGCCGCATTCTCCATCAACTTATCTTGTTGGATAACTTCCAATACAGCCAGTGCGGCAGCACATGCGAGATGATTGCCACCAAATGTCGTTCCCAGACTCCCGTAAGTCGCCTTAAATTTGGGCGATATACTGATTGCACCAATTGGAAAACCATTGCCCATCCCTTTTGCCATCGTGTAAATATCGGCTTCAACGCCCGAATAATCCTGCGCATAGAATAGGCCTGTTCTTCCATACCCACATTGTACTTCATCTGCAATAAACACGGCATTATATTGATCACAAAGAGAGCGAATCAACTGAAGAAACGATACTGACGCTTCCCTGATTCCACCTACGCCCTGAATACTTTCTACGATAACAGATGAAATTTCATTACCATATGATGCGAAAGCCTCCGTTAAAGCCGCTTCATCATTGAAAGGAAGAAATACAATATTATCGGTCTCGTTGACAGGAGCCACGATACTCGGGTTATCTGTTGCCGCTACGGCCAATGAGGTTCTTCCATGAAAAGCTTTTGAAAACGCTACGACCTTTTTCCGCTTATTGTAAAAAGAAGCCAGCTTCAATGCGTTTTCGTTTGCTTCCGCACCCGAATTGCAAAGAAATAAATCATAATCAACCTTTCCCGAAACTTCCCCTAACAATCGGGCAAGTTCACGCTGAATTGGAATCTCGACAGAGTTGGAATAGAACCCAATACGGTTCAATTGTTCTGTGATGCGTTGTACATAATGTGGGTGCGTGTGTCCGATCGATATCACAGCATGGCCACCATACAAGTCCAAGTAAGCATTTCCTTCGGCATCCCACACCGTTGATCCATTAGCCTTTACTATGTTAATGGGATTAATGGGATAAACATCAAATGGTTTCATCTTAATGAATTATAGATTGATAAACGAAATAGCTAGTAATAGAAAAAGCTATCAGATTTTAGCAATACAAATATATTAGTTATAACGGTAGGAATGGTCATAAAATAAAAAAAGTCCCCTTAAAAAGAGGACTTTTTTATGCTAGATCAGAAGAAGACTATTCTCCGTCTACTTTTTCTTCACCTTCTACTTCAGCTTTAACTTCTGCCGGAGCTTCAGTTTCAGCAGTAGTAGCAGCTTTTTTAGCACCACCACGACGACGAGTAGCTTTTTTCTCAGCAGAAGCAGCTTTTTTACCGTAGATTTCGTTGTAATCAACTAGTTCGATGAAAGCCATTTCCGCGTTATCACCTAAACGGTTTTCCATTTTGATGATACGAGTGTAACCACCTGGACGGTTAGCTACTTTTTCAGAAATTTCGCGGAATAAGATAGAAACAGCGTCTTTATCTTTCAAATAAGCGAATACTGTACGACGAGAGTGTGTTGTGTCGTTTTTAGATTTAGTAATCAAAGGCTCAACATACGTACGTAATGCTTTAGCTTTAGCCAAAGTAGTTGTAATACGTTTGTGTAGGATTAATGATGTTGCCATGTTAGCCAACATTGCTTTTCTATGGCTATCCGTACGGCCTAAGTGATTTACTTTTTTTCCGTGTCTCATTTTGATTTTATTATACTAATCGTACCGTTTTTGTATATGTCATTTATGCGAACATCACATATCCAGACAGCCAAAAGGAATTACGACTAGTGGTCGCTTAATAAATTATTATTCTTCGTCTAATTTGTATTTTGCCAAGTTCATTCCGAATGATAAACCTTTCGATTTAACCAACTCTTGGATTTCACTTAACGATTTTTTACCGAAGTTTCTGAATTTCAACATATCAGCTACGTCATAAGTTACTAACTCAGCCAATGTGCGAATATCCGCAGCTTTCAAACAGTTCAATGCACGAACTGAAAGATCAAGATCTACTAATTCTGTTTTCAAGATCTTACGCATATGTAAGATTTCTTCGTCAACAACTTTAGTTTCTTCTTTCGTTTGAGACTCAAGAAGCATATTCTCATCAGAGAATAAAATAAAGTGTTGAATTAAGATCTTAGCAGCTTCTTTCAAAGCTTCTTCGGGATGAATTGAGCCATCAGTAGAGATATCCAACAACAATTTCTCGTAGTCAGTTTTTTGCTCTACACGGTAATTCTCAATGGTATATTTAACATTCTTGATCGGAGTAAAGATCGAATCGATTGCGATAACACCTACTGGAGCATCAACAACTTTATTCTCATCAGCATTTACGTATCCACGACCTTTGGCAATACTCAATTCCAATTCAATTGTCACTGAATTATCCATGTTACAGATTACCATGTCTGGGTTTAAGACCGTAAAGTTATTAGAGAATTTTGTGATATCACCAGCTAAGAACTGCTCTTGACCATTGATTACTACAAATACCTTTTCGTTGTCACCAATCTCACCTGTTTTTTTGAAACGAATTTGTTTCAAGTTCAAGATAATTTCAGTTACGTCTTCAACAACACCTTTGATCGTTGAAAATTCGTGCGAAACGCCAGAAAACCTTATCGACGTAATTGCATATCCTTCTAAAGAGGACAATAGAATACGGCGCAAAGCATTACCAATGGTTACACCAAAACCAGGCTCCAATGGACGAAATTCAAACGTACCATCAAAATCCGTAGATTTTTGCATGATAACTTTATCCGGTCTTTGAAATGCTAAAATTGCCATTTATTTTCTTTTAATGTTTTATTTGTAATAATAATTGTAATACAATAGAAGATGCATACCCCAAAATTGGACTATGCATTCTTCTATTTTATTTATTATTTAGAGTATAACTCAACGATTAAGTTCTCTTTGATGTTTTCAGGAATGTCAGCTCTTTCTGGATAGCTTAAGAAAGTACCTGTCAATTCTTTCGCATTCCACTCTAACCAAGAAAATTTGTTTACAGTACGACCTGCAACTGAATTTGTGATGGCTTCAAGTGTTTGAGAACGTTCACGAACTGCTACAACGTCACCTGGACGCAAGCTATATGATGGAATGTTAACAACTTCGCCGTTAACAGTAACGTGTTTATGAGATACCAACTGACGAGCAGCGGCACGAGAAGTAGCGATACCTAAACGGTAAACTACGTTATCCAAGCGAGCTTCTAACAATTTCAAGAAGATCTCACCTGTAATACCTTGTTTAGAGGCAGCTTTAACAAATAGGTTTGAGAACTGACGCTCCAATACACCGTAAGTGTATTTTGCTTTTTGTTTTTCTAACAACTGAATAGCATATTCAGATTGTTTACCTCTGCGTTTAGAAGCTCCGTGTTGTCCAGGAGGGTAATTTTTCTTTTCTAACGCTTTATCTGGGCCGAAGATCGGCTCTCTAAATTTACGGGCAATTTTGGACTTAGGTCCTGTATATCTAGCCATTTTCTTTTACAATTAAAGTATCTATCAGCCTATAGCCGATGAATCTTATCTTTAAATTAATTAAACTCTTCTGCGTTTTGGAGGACGACAACCGTTGTGAGGAAGTGGAGTGATATCTTTAATAGTAGTCACATCGATTCCTACTGTTTGCAATGTTCTGATTGCTGATTCACGACCAGCACCAGGTCCTTTAACAAACACTTCAACTTTACGTAAACCCAAGTCGTGAGCAACTTTTCCACAGTCTTGTGCAGCTTGACCAGCAGCGTATGGAGTGTTCTTTTTAGAACCACGGAAACCCATTTTACCAGCACTAGACCAAGAAATAGTTTGACCTTGATTATTTGTCAAAGTTACAATGATATTGTTAAACGTTGCGTTAATGTGAGCCTGACCTACAGGTTCGATAACAACGATACGCTTTTTTGCAGCTTTTTTAGTTTTAGCCATTTCTTATTTATTATTTAGTAGCTTTTTTCTTGTTTGCAACTGTCTTACGTTTACCTTTACGAGTACGTGAGTTGTTTTTAGTACGTTGACCACGAACTGGTAAGTGTTTACGGTGACGCAATCCGCGGTAACAACCGATATCCATTAAACGTTTGATGTTTAATTGAATTTCAGAACGCAATGCACCTTCAACTTTCAATTCGTCGTTAATGATGGTACGAATTGCTGCCAATTGTTCATCATTCCACTCTTGTACCTTCACATCTTCGCTGATACCAGCTTTTTCCAAGATATATTCAGCTCTTGTACGACCGATACCAAAAATATAGGTAAGGCCGATCACACCTCTTTTGTTTTTAGGTAAATCAATACCTGCTATCCTTGCCATATAATATTAAGCTATTATTTTTTAAATGAATTAACCCTGACGTTGTTTAAACTTTGGGTTCTTTTTGTTGATTACAAAAACTTTACCTTTACGACGGATGATCTTACAGTCCGCGCTACGTTTTTTTATTGATGCTCTTACTTTCATGATATTTATTTTTTCAAAAGCTTGCGCTAATACAAGGACTTACAGCTATTTATAGCGATAAGTAATCCTTCCTTTAGTCAAATCATACGGAGACATTTCCAATTTAACTTTATCACCAGGTAAAATTTTGATATAGTGCATACGCATTTTACCAGAAATATGGGCAATGATTTCATGTCCATTTTCCAACTCTACCCTAAACATAGCATTAGAAAGTGCCTCTCTAATTATACCGTCTTGTTCTATTGAGGCTTGTTTAGCCATATATTCTCGATTAAATTTAATTTAAAAGCCTGCGAACAGGAGTGCAAAGATAAATAAAAATAATTGAAAACCAATTACTTTTTACCCAAAACTTTCTCTACATGTTCGAATGTCAGCAACACATCTGGTTCACCTTTACGGATTGCAACCATCTGTTCGAAGTGCGCCGATAATTTTCCATCCACTGTACTTACTGTCCAACCATCATCCCAAAAACGAACACCTGCGCGCCCCGCATTGATCATCGGCTCGATACAAATAACCAAACCTTCTTCCAATTTAGGACCTGCACCACGTTTTCCGTAGTTGGGAACTTCAGGTTTTTCATGTAAGTGGTACCCTACTCCGTGTCCAACTAGCTCGCGAACAATTCCGAATCCGAATTTGTTTACGTACTCCTGAACAGCCGAAGAAATATCTCCAACACGTTTACCAGCCACAGCCTGTTCAACACCTTTGTACAATGATTCTTTTGTTACATCCAATAACAACTGAGCTTCCTCAGATATCTCGCCTACACCAAAGGTATACGCTGAATCACTGATAAACCCATTCAAATTGACACCACCATCGACCGAAACAAGATCTCCATCTTTAATTTCATAATCGCTTGGAAAACCGTGTACAATTTGATCGTTAACAGATATACACAAAGAATATGGAAATCCGTGATAATTTAGGAACGCAGGCGTTCCACCGTTATCATGGATATACTCATAAGCTAATTTATCAAGAGATATAGTCTTTACCCCAGGCTTAATCACTTTTGCGATTTCACCAAGCAATTGCGAAAGCACATCTGCTGACTTCCGCAATTGCTCTATATCTTCTGCTGACTTATAAAATACTTTAGACATCTAAAGAAATTAAATTGCCGAATGATCCATTCCCTCAACAGACGCGGCCGAACGACCTTTAATACGACCTGTTTTCATTAATCCATCGTAATGACGCATCAACAAATGAGATTCGATCTGTTGCAAAGTATCCAACACCACACCTACTAAAATCAATAATGACGTACCACCGTAGAAGTGCGCAAATTGATTATTAATACCAAACAAACTTGCAATAGCAGGTAGAATAGCGATAATCGCTAAGAAAATTGCACCTGGAAATGTAATATTTGATATTACGCGGTCTATAAAATTACTAGTTTCCAATCCGGGTTTAATACCTGGAACAAAACCTCCATTTTTCTTCATGTCATCCGACATCTGTTGCGGATTCACCATAATTGCTGTATAGAAAAACGTAAATGCGATAATTAACACCGCAAATGTCACGTTGTATGCAACAGAAGTATAGTTACTCAACGAAGTCAAAAATTCCGACTGAATATTT
Proteins encoded in this window:
- a CDS encoding Lrp/AsnC ligand binding domain-containing protein, coding for MENQYANYDLDNLDIQILSILMNDASIPYTEIAKKLIVSGGTIHVRMKKMEELGIIRGSNLIINPQKVGFDITAFLGIYLEKGSQYADAVDKLKEIKEVVELHYCTGQYSIFAKIICRDTVHLRKVLNEDIQSVPGIQRTETIISLEESIKRQISLV
- a CDS encoding M20 family metallo-hydrolase yields the protein MKDKQRLFEDALALLKQLIGLSSLSKEEEFTADLIDRFFQERAIKTHRKGNNIWVYNAHYDSTKPTILLNSHHDTVKPNTGYTRDPLAATVEEGKLFGLGSNDAGGCLVSLIATFLYFYQQTELKYNFCLVASAEEEISGKNGVESVLDDIGPIDFAIVGEPTLLDLAIAEKGLMVLDCTALGTAGHAARNEGDNAIYKAIKDIEWFQNYTFEKTSSTLGPIKMSVTVIQAGSQHNVVPATCNFVVDVRTTDAYSNEETLDIIKSHVKSEVTARSTRLKSSSIPETHPIVKAGIVLGRKVYGSPTMSDQALIPVPSLKLGPGDSARSHMADEFIYIDEIRAGIDLYIAMLEKIV
- the proC gene encoding pyrroline-5-carboxylate reductase; the protein is MKKVTIIGSGNIGLSLAKGLVKSEFANAADITLTRRNLNALAEEASQGFSVSNDNRLAVKGADIVVFAILPQQLKKVLVEVAPVIEKTNQIFVSIVSGVSCADLKAELGADATVIRAMPNTAIAIAQSMTCIASDNASDDSLKEVEKMFETVGSVVVINEDLMTSATALCACGIAFFLRAIRAASQGGVEIGFHAHDALKMAVQTAKGAADLLLHTNAHPEGEIDKVTSPKGCTIAGLNEMEHNGFSSAFIKGIKLSADKAGGLYHEG
- the argB gene encoding acetylglutamate kinase — protein: MANSVLNIIKIGGNIIDDERQLDSFLEKFSALSGKKILVHGGGKIATRLASELGIEAQMIEGRRVTNEEMLRIVTMVYAGLTNKTIVAKLQNLKCDAVGLTGADGDVIKAIKRPVKDVDYGFVGDLLHDSVNTLAIKKFLEAGFVPVFSAITHNGLGQLLNTNADTIASSLAVSLASLYETSLVYCFEKNGVLRDVTDENSVIPTIKSEEFEHLKESGVVNDGMIPKLQNAFNAINKGVQEVYIGNANNLHLFQQGQFGTCLTLK
- a CDS encoding acetylornithine carbamoyltransferase, translating into MKKFFSVKDVSSVADVVQEALALKAAPYDNQDLGQHKTLGLVFLNPSLRTRLSTQKAAMNLGMNVMVMNMDKDGWALETQDGVVMNGTTVEHIREAAAVMGEYCDILGLRSFPKLKDREEDYSEDLFNKFIKYCGVPVVSLESATRHPLQSLTDMITITEYKKTEKPKVVLAWAPHVKALPQAVPNSFAEWMCKAQEEGLVDFTIAQPMGYELSEEFTAGATISNNLEESLKNADFVYVKNWSSYQEYGEVYGVDEDWMMDNKKLNLTNDAKVMHCLPVRRDLELSSEILDGPNSLVIKEASNRVWAAQVVLKRMLEDLA
- a CDS encoding aspartate aminotransferase family protein codes for the protein MKPFDVYPINPINIVKANGSTVWDAEGNAYLDLYGGHAVISIGHTHPHYVQRITEQLNRIGFYSNSVEIPIQRELARLLGEVSGKVDYDLFLCNSGAEANENALKLASFYNKRKKVVAFSKAFHGRTSLAVAATDNPSIVAPVNETDNIVFLPFNDEAALTEAFASYGNEISSVIVESIQGVGGIREASVSFLQLIRSLCDQYNAVFIADEVQCGYGRTGLFYAQDYSGVEADIYTMAKGMGNGFPIGAISISPKFKATYGSLGTTFGGNHLACAAALAVLEVIQQDKLMENAAQVGQYLIDELKQIEDIVEVRGRGLMIGIELPESLAHVKKDLLLKNRIFTGEAKPFVIRLLPALNITKDHADQFLSALKAHIKAVTVA
- the rplQ gene encoding 50S ribosomal protein L17, which encodes MRHGKKVNHLGRTDSHRKAMLANMATSLILHKRITTTLAKAKALRTYVEPLITKSKNDTTHSRRTVFAYLKDKDAVSILFREISEKVANRPGGYTRIIKMENRLGDNAEMAFIELVDYNEIYGKKAASAEKKATRRRGGAKKAATTAETEAPAEVKAEVEGEEKVDGE
- a CDS encoding DNA-directed RNA polymerase subunit alpha — translated: MAILAFQRPDKVIMQKSTDFDGTFEFRPLEPGFGVTIGNALRRILLSSLEGYAITSIRFSGVSHEFSTIKGVVEDVTEIILNLKQIRFKKTGEIGDNEKVFVVINGQEQFLAGDITKFSNNFTVLNPDMVICNMDNSVTIELELSIAKGRGYVNADENKVVDAPVGVIAIDSIFTPIKNVKYTIENYRVEQKTDYEKLLLDISTDGSIHPEEALKEAAKILIQHFILFSDENMLLESQTKEETKVVDEEILHMRKILKTELVDLDLSVRALNCLKAADIRTLAELVTYDVADMLKFRNFGKKSLSEIQELVKSKGLSFGMNLAKYKLDEE
- the rpsD gene encoding 30S ribosomal protein S4, with amino-acid sequence MARYTGPKSKIARKFREPIFGPDKALEKKNYPPGQHGASKRRGKQSEYAIQLLEKQKAKYTYGVLERQFSNLFVKAASKQGITGEIFLKLLEARLDNVVYRLGIATSRAAARQLVSHKHVTVNGEVVNIPSYSLRPGDVVAVRERSQTLEAITNSVAGRTVNKFSWLEWNAKELTGTFLSYPERADIPENIKENLIVELYSK
- the rpsK gene encoding 30S ribosomal protein S11 — its product is MAKTKKAAKKRIVVIEPVGQAHINATFNNIIVTLTNNQGQTISWSSAGKMGFRGSKKNTPYAAGQAAQDCGKVAHDLGLRKVEVFVKGPGAGRESAIRTLQTVGIDVTTIKDITPLPHNGCRPPKRRRV
- the rpsM gene encoding 30S ribosomal protein S13, encoding MARIAGIDLPKNKRGVIGLTYIFGIGRTRAEYILEKAGISEDVKVQEWNDEQLAAIRTIINDELKVEGALRSEIQLNIKRLMDIGCYRGLRHRKHLPVRGQRTKNNSRTRKGKRKTVANKKKATK
- the ykgO gene encoding type B 50S ribosomal protein L36, which encodes MKVRASIKKRSADCKIIRRKGKVFVINKKNPKFKQRQG
- the infA gene encoding translation initiation factor IF-1, with amino-acid sequence MAKQASIEQDGIIREALSNAMFRVELENGHEIIAHISGKMRMHYIKILPGDKVKLEMSPYDLTKGRITYRYK
- the map gene encoding type I methionyl aminopeptidase — its product is MSKVFYKSAEDIEQLRKSADVLSQLLGEIAKVIKPGVKTISLDKLAYEYIHDNGGTPAFLNYHGFPYSLCISVNDQIVHGFPSDYEIKDGDLVSVDGGVNLNGFISDSAYTFGVGEISEEAQLLLDVTKESLYKGVEQAVAGKRVGDISSAVQEYVNKFGFGIVRELVGHGVGYHLHEKPEVPNYGKRGAGPKLEEGLVICIEPMINAGRAGVRFWDDGWTVSTVDGKLSAHFEQMVAIRKGEPDVLLTFEHVEKVLGKK